A region of the Streptomyces dengpaensis genome:
ATGAACGTCATCACGTCCGCGATGACGTCGACGATCCGGCCCCCGTTCAGCGGGGTGACCTCGCCGCCTTCGGCCGGTGCGTCCGTACCCTCGCCCGGGGCGGGCAGGTCGGACGCACCGGACGCGGTGACCTCCGCGCTGGTCTGCACGTTGGTCGGTTCGATCGCGCCTCCGCTCCCGGAGGCTTCGACTTCAGTGCTCATGGTCAGGCCCCGCTTCGGTCGTGGTACTCGCGCTCAGCCGGTGCGACGTGCCCGGCTTCCTTCACCCGGTCGGCGCGCAGCTTGTCGGCTTCGACGGCGGTGTCGCGCGCCGTCAGGATCGCCTCGGAGGCGCGCGGCAGGGAGTCCCGCAACGCCTCAGCCTTGTCCTGCACGCTGCCGGCCCGCTCCATGAGGCGGATGCACCACATCACGAGGACGCCGGGCACCTTCTTCTCGATGCACATCGCGTAGAGCGATTCGAGCCCGGACTTCAGGCCCTCGCACTTCGCGGCAACGAGGTTCATGTGATCGACGCCCTGAAGGATCTGCTCACCCATCTCTTCGTCGGACTCGATCAGGTCGTACACGGTCAGTTCCGCGTCGACGAACTGGGTGTCGCCGACCTCGCCGACTGCAACGGCTGTACCCATGACGATCGGGCTCTCTTTCGGTACGGATCGGGTGGGCGTGACCTGACCGGACGATCCGGCGGGCAGCTCCCTGCGACCTGCGGTGATACCGGCGGGCTGACGTCGCCGCGGTTCGGGCCGGATGACCTCGACCTCGACCTTGTAGGTGACGTCCCAGCCGGGCGGGGGGCGCAGCCACTCGCCGTCGCCGCCGGGCATCGACCCGGGGTCGGTCGTGGTGCGGCCCTTCCTGCGCCGCCGACCCGTCCTCGGTCCCGTCGTGCTCCCCTTCGGCTTCGGATTCCGGCGCCCGCTGCGTGGCTTCTTCGTCCGGGGCGGCTTCGGCGTCTTCTTCGTCCCACCCTTCGAACTGGTCGGCTTGGGCTTCTTGGTCAGGTCGACCTTCTGGGTCGGGGTCGGCTTCGGTTTCTTGGTCAGGTCGACCTTCTGGGTCGGGGTCGGCTTGGGCTTCTTAGTCAGGTCGACCTTCGAGGTCGGCTTCGGCGGCGGGGTCGGGGTCGGGGTCGGCTTGGGCTTCTTGGTCAGGTCGACCTTCGAGGTCGGCTTCGGCGTCTTTGGGCTAGTGCCGCCGGCCTTCTCGCGTTCGCGCTTCGCCTTCCGCTTCTCGGCCCTCCGCTTGCGCCGGTCGGCGGCCTCGGCTGCCGCTTCCTTCCGGGCCGCCGCGCGGTCGGCCAGGTCGGCCTTGCGCTCATCGGCCGTCGCCTGACGCCCGGCCTTCGCTTCGTCGTTCTTGCGCTGCTGGCGGCCGGTCGCGAGCTTTCCGAGCGTGCCCGGGGACCTCTTCGCACCGCTCGTTGAGCCCCTGCTCGATCCCGAGCCCGGCCCCGACGATCCGGTGCCGCCTCCGGCCGCGCCCTTCGAGCCCTTGCCCGATGAGCCCGGCCCCGAGGTACGCGAGCCGCCGCCAGCAGGTCCGTTCTTCGAACCCTTCGGACCCGCGCCCGCACCCGTGCCGCGGCCGCCGGCCCCGGCAGATCCGTTAGCCGAGCTGCCCCGGCCGCCGCCCTTCGGGGAGGGCCTCTGCTGCTGCCCGAAGGTGCCGCGCCCCGAGCCTCCGCCGGCGCCGGACCCGCCCGAGCGACCGCCGCCGCCCTTGCCGGTCGCGCCGCGTCCGAACTCGGGCCCGGACTGCGCGCCCTTCTTCGCACCGGCCGCCGCGTTGGTGACCTTCTGCTTGTCGGCCGCCTCGCGCGCCTTGTCGGCGACGGCGTCGTGATGCTCGCGCCGCGCCTTCAGATAGTTCGCCACCGACCACGTGCCGCGCAGCGCCGCGACGGCGATCGCCGCCATCGTGACCATCGCCATCGAGGCCGTCGCGCGGGCCGGTGTTCCGGTTCCGCTTGAGGCATTGGCGACCATCTGTGGGGCGACGTCGTCGGGGTCGACGGTGCTCGAATCGTCGTCGTCACCGGGGGTCGGGAACGGCAGGAAGAAGTCGGGCGGAGGGGCCAGGTCACCGGCTTCCGGCGGGGGTGGAACCCCGTCGTCGGGAGCGCCGCCGGGGGGCGCCAGGTTGAGCATGGGGAGCGTGATGACGTCCGCGCCCCGACCGTCGTCGGTCATCTTTTCGTCCTCACTTGACGTAACCGCCCGCCTCGCGTACGCGCGCGCGTGACGCGCGCGTGTGGCAACAGCCGGAGCGGCCGGATTCCTTGATTTGAACGTTGATTTTGAACGCGGAGAGTTACGAGCCGAAGCCCTGCTCCTTCAGGTACTTGCCGAGTTGGTCGGCCATTGACGCCCACATCGGATCGTCGTCGGGAAGGTGCGCTCGGGCCGCGTCGAGGAGGACGACGACCCGGTCGCGAGGTGTGGCCGCCCCGTTGATCCGGGGCGACCACAGCTCGAAGGTGAGGCGCTTCGTCCGCGCGGGATCTTTGCCCGGCATCACGCGCCCTTGTTGAGGTGCGCGAAGAACGGGTGCGGGTCCTCAGCGGGTTCCGCTTTCGGCGCAGGTGCGTCGATCTGCGGCTGCCCGCCGCCGGCCTTCAGCTCTTTCAGGCGCTGCCGCTCGGCTTCCTTCTCGGCCCGCTTCTCGGGCAGTTCCTCGTAGCTGCGCCGGTACCGCGCGCTGTACGTGGTGAGCTGGACGATCACGTCCTCGAGGTCGGCGACGACCTTCTCGAGCGGCCGGACCGTGTGGTGCGCCCGCAGTTTCGCCTGAAACGGCAGGTCACCGGGCAGCTTGTCGGCCTCTTTCAGGTCGGCCTCGATCTCGGCGAGCAGGGCCTTCGACTCTGCGAGCAGGGGGGCGAGGTACTGCCGGCGCTGCTCGATGAACACGCGTCGCTTCTCCGGGCCTTCCGCAAGCAGGTCAGGCGTCCACACGCCTTTGTTGGGCTTCCTCGTCTCGCTCATCAGGGTTTTGCTCCTTTACAGGGTGGTGCGATCCGGATCGGGGGAGGCTTGGGGCGGCGTTTCGGCGCCTTCACCGCGTCCCCGAGTTGTCAGCAGCAGCTCGGGGGCCGGTGGAACCGTCGAAACAGCGGTTCGTGCAGGTCACTGCCCGGGGCGGTAGCCGCTGGCGAGCAGTTCGGCCGCCTCCTGGCGGTACTTCGAGGCCGTGTCCGTGGAGGACACCGCCGTCTCGCGCTGGACGTCGGCGATCGAGACCACCCGGGACAGCGCGGGGTGGATTTCGTCCGTGCCCAGGCCGACCGTCACCAGGCCGGCCGCGAGCGCCATGCGCGCGACCTTGCGGACCGCCCGCTCGCGCGAGGTGAGCTTCGCCTCGTCTTCCATTTCGACCGCGCGCCGCTCGACTTCGGCGACGGCGAGCCGCGTTTCGGCAGCAGCCATCTCCGTTTCGGCCTCGCGCAGCCGGGCGGCCTGGACGTTGGCGTCAGCAGCCGCCCTGCGGTCGTTCTCCTGCGCCGCCAGCCGGTCGGCTTCGGCAGCGCGGCGGCGCGTTTCGGCAGCGGCCATCTCCGTTTCGGCAGCACGCCGATCGGCTTCGGCAGCACGCTCGCGAGCCTCAGCGATCTCCGCCGTCTCGATCGCCTGTGCCTCCGCCGCGGCGACCCGGTCGGCCTCCGCCGCTGCCTTCCGCTTCTCCGCCGCGCGCCGCTCCAGTTCGGCCGTTTCCAGGTCGGCGGCAGCCGCCGTGCGGCGCTCCTGGGCTTCCTTGCGCTCCGCCTCCGCCTCACGGGCGCGGGCTTCGGCGACCAGGGCGGTTTCCAGCGCCTTCTCCTCCAGCTCAGCGGCCCGCTCTGCGGCGCTGGCCTGGGCTCGGGCGTAGGCGCGGGCCTGAGCGGTCGTGCCTTCCACCCGGGCGCGGACGGCTTCGAGTTCGCCGCCTGCCTCCAGCCGGTCGGCTTCGGCCTTCTTCTGCGCGACCTCCCGCCGCGTCTCCGCGTCCAGGTGCCGGCGCTCGGCTTCCTCCGCCCGCTCCTCAGCCTGGCGTTCCTGCTGCTCAGGCATCGCGAGGGCCTGCGCGACGGTGTAGCCGTAGGCGGCCATCTTCATCGGCAGCCGCTCATCCTCGGACGCCTTGTTCAGGTCGCCCTTGTACTTGCGCTTGAGCCACTGCTCGTAGGCGGTGAGGTCCTGCTGACGGCGGATCATCTCCGGGTAGGAGGTGACCCCGTACAGCCTCATCCGGCGGTAGAACTTCGGGGTCGCCAGCGGGGCGAGGATCCAACGGTGCAGCGGGATGCGGTCGGCGTGCGTACCCGCTTCGAGCTGCGCCTTCTTGATGAACAGCCGCCGTGCCGCCTCCACGCCGATCACGAAGAGGACCGGCATGACGCCGTGCGAGGCGGACTGGACCGGGTCGTTGCCGACCGCCCCCTGCGAGGACGCGTTGAACCACACGGTGGCGCCAGTCATGCCGTGCGCGGCCATCCGCAGCACCGGCCACGGGATGCCCTTGAGGATCAGGTACAGGTCCAGGGCCAGGAACGCCAGGATCGAAGCGTCCACGCCGATCGGGAACCAGGGCGCGAGGCCCTCGCTGAATCCCCAGCTCAAAGCAACTTTGGCGAGGGTGTCGTACGACATAGCGAAGCCGATGGCGCCGACCAGCGTGCCGAAGACCGCTGCGACGTACGGCAGGGCGGCCGTGAAGCGGTCCCGCTTGGGCTTGATCCGGTTCCGCTTCCGTGTCTCCGAAACGCCCCCGGCCGCTCCCGAAACGAACTCGGGTGCGTCCGAAACGGCGGTCGGCGTCCTCGAAACAGGGGTGTCGGGTGCCGCAGTCTGCGGCATGTCGGTGATCGTCATGAGGGCCTCCGGAGGGGGTCGTTCAGGGGGTGGGCGAAACGGTGGGGGCCGCTCCCGAAACGCGGGCGGCTGCTCCCGAAACGGCGGTCGGCGGAGCCGAAATCGGCCCCGAGGGGCCGTTGCCTTCCCGGAGCGGGCCGTGCTGAAAAGCCGTCGCCCGTGGTGCGGGCGGCGGGTCCGGGGGAGTGCTGGGGGGCGGGATCGAAACTGTCCGTGGCTCCCGCCGGGCGGGAGCGAAAGGGACTGTCCGACTCCCCGTCACCGCCCGACCCGGCCCGCCGTGGTGCGGCGGTCGGTGCGAGCGGATCAGGCAGTCGTCAGGCCGTGATCGCGAGGGGACGGTGCGGGTCGATGACCCGGCCGTCGGGGAGCAGCTCGCCGGTGTCGTCGAAAACCACGACGTCGTTGCACAGCAGGCTCCAGCCCTGCTCCGGGTGGCCGGCCACGACGCGGGCGGCCTCCGCCGCCGGGCTGTCGGCCGACGGGCACTTCGGGGTGTGCGTGCACAGCGAGTCCGGCAGCCGGGTGGTGCCGGTGGCGGTCGTCGCGGTGTCGAGCTGGGTGGTCGTCGTGCCCATCAGGGCCTCCCTGGGCTGTCGGTCCGGGCTGTCCGGCTCCCCGTCACCGCCCGTCCCGGCCGCC
Encoded here:
- a CDS encoding DUF2637 domain-containing protein, whose amino-acid sequence is MTITDMPQTAAPDTPVSRTPTAVSDAPEFVSGAAGGVSETRKRNRIKPKRDRFTAALPYVAAVFGTLVGAIGFAMSYDTLAKVALSWGFSEGLAPWFPIGVDASILAFLALDLYLILKGIPWPVLRMAAHGMTGATVWFNASSQGAVGNDPVQSASHGVMPVLFVIGVEAARRLFIKKAQLEAGTHADRIPLHRWILAPLATPKFYRRMRLYGVTSYPEMIRRQQDLTAYEQWLKRKYKGDLNKASEDERLPMKMAAYGYTVAQALAMPEQQERQAEERAEEAERRHLDAETRREVAQKKAEADRLEAGGELEAVRARVEGTTAQARAYARAQASAAERAAELEEKALETALVAEARAREAEAERKEAQERRTAAAADLETAELERRAAEKRKAAAEADRVAAAEAQAIETAEIAEARERAAEADRRAAETEMAAAETRRRAAEADRLAAQENDRRAAADANVQAARLREAETEMAAAETRLAVAEVERRAVEMEDEAKLTSRERAVRKVARMALAAGLVTVGLGTDEIHPALSRVVSIADVQRETAVSSTDTASKYRQEAAELLASGYRPGQ
- a CDS encoding DUF5999 family protein — protein: MCTHTPKCPSADSPAAEAARVVAGHPEQGWSLLCNDVVVFDDTGELLPDGRVIDPHRPLAITA